The nucleotide sequence ATCAACACATCCAGTTGTGCAGAAATTGAACAGCAGATGCTTAAGTTTAAACATAGCAATGCTTATCAACACATCCAATTGTGCAGAAATTGAACAGTAGATGCTTAAGTTAAAAACTGGCCAGTGTAATAATGAGAAAAACCTTCGTGGAGCTCATCGTGCCCAATCTGAGACGACTCCTCACGCTGatacttcttctttttctttttcttcactccaCCTTCCTTCACGTCCAGCGCTTTACCCTTCAGCTTCAGCCTCCCCGCAACAACGTTCTGGTATTCCGACATCTCGCTGTAACAATGAAATCCATTCAAGCTAGCTCAACAAAGCAAAGGAACATATGACCcgataatttaaaaaaatatatatatatatcgaagTTAATAGACACAATACATGTATGTCTAAATTACAAATAGCTCgaagttagggtttgggtgctcgatTTCGCAGGGGCGGACCTAGTAAAGGACATGTGTACACGCAAAAAAATTTCCGAAACAAAAAAGTTTGTACGCATAGGTATAGAGAGtatgccgggggggggggggggggggggggggggagggtggCGCACGCGATAGGGCACGGGACGGCGGCCGAAGGGAGAGAGACACTGCCGGGCCGAACGGAAGTCAATCCGAAATCCGAAACGCGCAGGAATAAATGTTCTTCTTTCGGCCCACCTCGGCCCGATAACCAAACCCATCCAATCGTGCTCACCCGTACCGAAGGAAGAAGGCGCGCAAGGCCAGGCCACGCGCCCACGCCCGTCTCGTTTCCGTTCGGCCCTCGCGGCGGCGCCGGGCGTCGGGTACACCAACCCAATTTTAAAGCGCACGAAAAGCGGGGGGATGGGGAGAAAAAGAGAGGAGCGCAGCGAGGCGAGCGGTCTCTCTTCCTCTTCGCTTTACCGATGGCCAACGATTCCCTCGCCCACCACCTGCTGCTCCCTCTCTCCGGCGGCTGCTGGTCCGAcgttgaggaggaggaggaggaggagccgggcaACGTCTCCTTCCCCTCATTCTGGCCGCCCTTCCCCGCTCTCTCGTCGGACTCCAACTCCGACGCCGCCAGCTTCGTGCGTCCGCGCATGGACCAGCCCCGGGACCGGGAGACCGCCACGTCGTCCTTCTTCGGGCTCGGCTTCCACGACGGGGACGATGACGAGTGGGCGCCACCCGACGAGGACGGGGAGCTCGCGCTGCCGCTCTGCTGGGACTGCCTGCAGCTGGAGGACCACGACGACGACCACCGGAGGTGGGACGTGGGCGTGAGCGACACGGACGAGTGGGAGCAGGTCGCTggcagggaggaggaggaggaggcggctgctgctgcggcgtcCGCGGTGCGGAGCCTGGAGTGGGAGGTGCTGCTCGCCGCCAACAGCCTGGGGAGCCTCGCGGtggacgacggcgacgacgacctgGACGCGGGAATCGAGACGTACTTCCTCGACGACGCCGACAACCTGCTGTTCGGGCAGCTCGCCGCCGCGGATGCGGACCACGAGCAGCCGGGCAAGTGCGGGC is from Miscanthus floridulus cultivar M001 chromosome 7, ASM1932011v1, whole genome shotgun sequence and encodes:
- the LOC136464365 gene encoding E3 ubiquitin-protein ligase CIP8-like, with protein sequence MANDSLAHHLLLPLSGGCWSDVEEEEEEEPGNVSFPSFWPPFPALSSDSNSDAASFVRPRMDQPRDRETATSSFFGLGFHDGDDDEWAPPDEDGELALPLCWDCLQLEDHDDDHRRWDVGVSDTDEWEQVAGREEEEEAAAAAASAVRSLEWEVLLAANSLGSLAVDDGDDDLDAGIETYFLDDADNLLFGQLAAADADHEQPGKCGRPAAKAAVEALPTVVVAEADAARGDAQCAVCKDGVDAGERARRLPCAHLYHDACILPWLAIRNTCPLCRHELPTDNPEYEKWKARRAAGDGGDADRRGTAAGMMSSSGYLDEWVGEGATD